Part of the Candidatus Chlorohelix allophototropha genome, GCTTATCAGCGTCCGGTTCTTTTTCCACAAAGGCGCGGCGCACCACAAACAGGGCAGACGGAAGCGGTTGCCCTATCAACAACCACCATGCCTTGCTCATGTCCTCTACAAAGTACCCCCGCTCATTAGCCGGTCCCGCAGCGCGCATTCCTACTTCGCGACCTACCACGCACATATCAACTTCGGGCGAGGAAAAAAGGTTTAGAGCATCAAGGTCACTTGCCACCGGCTTAAACTCAGGCTCAAAGCCGTAGTAAGGACGGGCAAGCACCTTCAGCAAGATTTCTCCGGTATGGTTACGAACTGAAACTGCAACGCGCGGTTTCTCAAAGCTATCTAACCGCTTCTTGCTGAGTAGGAACAGATTATTGCTGTTCATATCTGAGCCGTAGAGCAAGGCGGATAAAATTCTAAGCTCGTTTTGATATAGCGCGTAAAGGGCAGGGTCAACGGGCGCAACATCCACATCCCCGTTGAGCAAGCGCATCATACAATCTTCGGCGGTACCAGGCACCATTTCTACCAAATCGGCGGGTGGAATTGCCCAGCCTGCTTCGATTGGGAAAAAGAATGGCGCGAAATCCAAATCATTGGTTGTTGCTAATTTAATAGTCATTTAAGCTTATTTCCAGCGCGTAAGTATCGTTTCACGGTCAAATAATTTCCCTGCAATCCAGAAAGTCAGAGCAGCGGCTGCCACCCATACCAGCAAGCCTACTACAAATATAAGCCAATTTACCGTAATAAAACCTAAAGTTACTCCAAAAACGAATATAACCAGCGGGATAACCAACAAACTCCCGGCTTGCGAAGCCGCCCGCGCATCTCTTGCGCGCGAGGATATTGCTACCCCCACAAGGGTTGCCCATGTTGCCAATGCCGGACTCCAAAAGCCGATAATAGCGAACCATAACAATAAATCCAGTTTGGCAAAAACATTGGGCTTTAAAACCAGACTCAAAACCAGCACCAGTAGTATAAAACTACCCCAAGTGACTACTACACCCGGCACAATCGCCGAAAGGCTTTTTCCCCACAGTAATTCAGTGGTAGTTACAGGGGTAGCCAGCAACGGTTCAAGGCTGCGTTTCTCTTTCTCGTTCACCACGCTATTTGCGGCAATGGTC contains:
- a CDS encoding MqnA/MqnD/SBP family protein — translated: MTIKLATTNDLDFAPFFFPIEAGWAIPPADLVEMVPGTAEDCMMRLLNGDVDVAPVDPALYALYQNELRILSALLYGSDMNSNNLFLLSKKRLDSFEKPRVAVSVRNHTGEILLKVLARPYYGFEPEFKPVASDLDALNLFSSPEVDMCVVGREVGMRAAGPANERGYFVEDMSKAWWLLIGQPLPSALFVVRRAFVEKEPDADKQVRQLTQFLRSSLQKSREFLSTVVEIEEKRTGLPAEGLTKHYSSQKYEYNAAFLNGLQEFYKRALRLRLISPVENFNFFPTIAQVAPAPESPPRRTVSEDKVKGNDSKKNDRSARSRAEERGITIIEGGKKPEKPDSKTD
- a CDS encoding ABC transporter permease subunit, which encodes MHRTLVIFRREWKEMRKNRTLLQTLAILPLILVLLPMGLVVFFNAFVLDFAEKNRAPETVSSLGLLSGDDNVRLLAGLVTICFTFFLPLPAVLPMTIAANSVVNEKEKRSLEPLLATPVTTTELLWGKSLSAIVPGVVVTWGSFILLVLVLSLVLKPNVFAKLDLLLWFAIIGFWSPALATWATLVGVAISSRARDARAASQAGSLLVIPLVIFVFGVTLGFITVNWLIFVVGLLVWVAAAALTFWIAGKLFDRETILTRWK